The Gemmatimonadaceae bacterium genome includes a window with the following:
- a CDS encoding TonB-dependent receptor: MFASRVRRFAVLCVLALAARPALAQGGSIGGKVTTEGGTPLNGVRVQAINASGQMAASVLSRDDGTYRVANVAAGTYTVVASRIGYTQMRTEGVSVTAGGAATVNFTMKEIATELNPVVTTASRRPEKALAAPASVSVVDVRDIQERPSVTVTDHVRGIAGVDVNQGGIAQSNVVARGFNNAFSGSILMLQDYRFAGVPSLRVNVPFLMTGTNEDVERIEVLLGPASALYGPNSANGVLHVITKSPFSSQGTTLTVDGGNRSLIRGSLRHAGLITPKVGYKLSGEYFSATDWSSPSAHDTLGNVLPNSDPGEPDVFPAEAPASRRGKANIRDFGLRRFTSEARLDIRPSDNSEFVTTLGYTDVGSGLELTGANGTAQIKNWTYKSLQQRARIGRLFGQVFLNLSDAGNDDSLSTSGTYLLRSGQPIVDQSRVFAAQLQHGLGLGSKQDFVYGLDLIKTNPRTGGTINGRNESIDDVTEVGGYLQSTTNLTSKLDFIAALRVDHNSLIDGYQTSPRLALVFKPTETHNFRVTYNRAFSTPANFSYFLDLIQARNIGNSGYNIRALGNPPKAGWSFNRTCGTLNGGLCMKSRFSGGNNWVASSAAGVYRGVITGLRANLIALLTPSLGAANATALVGALGNLQPTDAQVGTRVAYLNQATNPARDIQNGALADIGPLDASYNKTYELGYKGIIGNKLRLAIDGWVQKRGDVGNPAGLATPNVFFNGQTLGAYLGPNIVQILMGAGMPQAQAVQAAAQIAPAIATAAAQLPLGIVQFNNDTFANGTDVYATYTSSSNKEITVKGVDMAVDFVANEYFTFAGTYSWVSDLIFSDIVSSNSSPLMLNAPDGKASFTVKYRNEPRRYGAEFRWRYMSEYPVNSGVYAAGPDVNGKPMRFQRPGSTQYYIYDGVPTSSLIDLGFNYRLPFGAQEVMWSLNGTNVLDKKVRSFPGSPQIGRQVVTRLQYNF, translated from the coding sequence ATGTTCGCTTCACGAGTTCGTCGATTTGCCGTCCTGTGTGTCCTCGCGCTTGCGGCGCGTCCCGCGCTTGCGCAGGGGGGCTCCATTGGCGGCAAGGTCACCACGGAGGGCGGCACGCCATTGAATGGCGTCCGCGTGCAGGCCATCAACGCGTCCGGGCAGATGGCAGCGTCGGTCCTTTCGCGGGATGACGGTACGTATCGCGTGGCCAACGTCGCGGCGGGGACGTACACCGTCGTCGCCTCGCGCATCGGTTACACGCAGATGCGGACCGAAGGGGTGAGTGTCACGGCTGGCGGCGCCGCGACGGTCAACTTCACGATGAAGGAGATCGCCACGGAGCTGAACCCGGTGGTGACCACGGCGTCGCGCCGCCCGGAGAAGGCGCTCGCCGCGCCGGCCTCGGTCTCGGTGGTCGACGTGCGCGACATCCAGGAGCGCCCCTCGGTCACGGTGACCGATCATGTGCGCGGCATCGCCGGCGTCGACGTGAACCAGGGCGGCATTGCCCAGTCCAACGTCGTGGCGCGCGGCTTCAACAACGCGTTCTCGGGCTCGATCCTGATGCTGCAGGACTACCGCTTCGCGGGCGTCCCGTCGTTGCGTGTGAACGTCCCCTTCCTGATGACGGGGACCAACGAGGATGTGGAGCGCATCGAGGTGCTCCTCGGCCCCGCCTCGGCGCTCTACGGCCCCAACTCGGCAAACGGCGTGTTGCATGTCATCACCAAGTCACCGTTCTCGTCGCAGGGGACCACGCTCACCGTCGACGGTGGCAACCGCAGCCTGATTCGCGGTTCGCTGCGCCACGCGGGGCTCATCACCCCGAAGGTCGGCTACAAGCTGTCGGGCGAGTACTTCAGCGCGACCGACTGGAGCAGCCCCTCGGCGCACGACACGCTGGGCAACGTTCTCCCGAACTCCGACCCGGGTGAACCGGACGTCTTCCCCGCCGAGGCACCGGCATCGCGCCGCGGCAAGGCGAACATCCGCGACTTCGGCCTGCGCCGCTTCACCTCCGAGGCGCGCCTCGACATCCGCCCCAGCGACAACTCCGAGTTTGTCACCACGCTCGGCTACACCGACGTGGGGAGCGGGCTCGAACTGACCGGTGCCAACGGCACCGCGCAGATCAAGAACTGGACATACAAGAGCCTGCAGCAGCGCGCCCGCATTGGGCGCCTCTTCGGGCAGGTCTTCCTCAACCTGAGCGATGCCGGCAACGACGACTCGCTGTCGACGTCGGGGACATACCTCCTGCGCTCGGGGCAGCCGATCGTGGACCAGTCGCGCGTCTTTGCCGCGCAGCTGCAACACGGGCTGGGACTGGGCAGCAAGCAGGACTTCGTCTATGGCCTCGACCTCATCAAGACCAACCCGCGCACCGGCGGGACGATCAACGGCCGCAACGAGTCCATCGACGACGTGACGGAAGTCGGCGGCTACCTCCAGTCGACGACCAACCTCACCTCGAAGCTCGACTTCATCGCCGCGCTGCGCGTCGACCACAACTCGCTCATTGACGGGTACCAGACGTCGCCGCGCCTGGCGCTCGTCTTCAAGCCCACCGAGACGCACAACTTCCGCGTCACGTACAACCGCGCCTTCTCGACGCCGGCCAACTTCTCGTACTTCCTGGACCTGATCCAGGCGCGCAACATCGGCAACTCGGGCTACAACATCCGCGCGCTGGGCAACCCGCCCAAGGCGGGATGGTCGTTCAACCGCACCTGCGGCACGCTCAACGGCGGGCTGTGCATGAAGTCGCGCTTCTCCGGCGGCAACAACTGGGTGGCGTCGTCGGCCGCCGGCGTGTACCGCGGCGTGATCACCGGGCTGCGTGCCAACCTCATTGCCCTTCTCACGCCGTCGCTCGGCGCCGCCAACGCGACCGCGCTGGTCGGCGCGCTCGGAAACCTGCAGCCGACGGATGCGCAGGTCGGGACGCGCGTCGCCTACCTCAACCAGGCCACCAACCCGGCACGCGACATCCAGAACGGCGCGCTGGCCGACATCGGGCCGCTCGATGCGTCGTACAACAAGACGTACGAGCTCGGCTACAAGGGGATCATCGGCAACAAGTTGCGCCTGGCGATCGACGGCTGGGTGCAGAAGCGCGGCGACGTCGGCAACCCCGCCGGCCTTGCCACGCCGAACGTCTTCTTCAACGGACAGACGCTGGGCGCGTACCTCGGCCCCAACATTGTCCAGATCCTGATGGGCGCCGGCATGCCGCAGGCGCAGGCCGTACAGGCGGCGGCGCAGATTGCCCCGGCCATCGCCACCGCCGCCGCGCAGTTGCCGCTCGGCATCGTGCAGTTCAACAACGATACGTTCGCCAACGGCACCGACGTCTACGCCACGTACACGTCGTCGAGCAACAAGGAGATCACGGTGAAGGGGGTCGACATGGCCGTGGACTTCGTGGCCAACGAGTACTTCACCTTCGCCGGCACCTATAGCTGGGTGAGCGACCTGATCTTCTCGGACATCGTCTCGTCCAACTCGTCGCCGCTGATGCTCAACGCGCCCGATGGGAAGGCGTCGTTCACGGTGAAGTACCGCAACGAGCCGCGCCGCTACGGCGCCGAGTTCCGCTGGCGCTACATGTCGGAGTATCCGGTCAACTCGGGCGTGTATGCCGCGGGGCCGGACGTCAACGGCAAGCCGATGCGCTTCCAGCGCCCCGGGTCGACGCAGTACTACATCTACGACGGCGTCCCGACCAGCTCCCTGATCGACCTCGGCTTCAACTACCGCCTCCCGTTTGGCGCACAGGAAGTGATGTGGTCGCTCAACGGGACCAACGTGCTCGACAAGAAGGTCCGCTCGTTCCCCGGCTCGCCACAGATCGGGCGCCAGGTCGTCACGCGCCTGCAGTACAACTTCTAG
- a CDS encoding tetratricopeptide repeat protein has translation MARKMKGGAPPAGGEGKGESSRRAAARHGGTPVTPLPPRFRASRLWLLLGMIVLLAVAAVLTVLRPWGNEGASDAASLEPLPAPMVRLAAPSITNDDFVGSDACASCHATEFATWRRSTHGTAGGVPSAATIIAPFDGTPMRFRDAVVIPTAAGGNYRFIVRQQGRAERVFAVDGVIGRGHMVGGGTQGFVSKFPDGTWRFLPFDFHRIEGRWFCNTEARADKGWQPVSPEMLLADCGDWPPIRVLGDEVRYTNCQSCHGSQIVVSLDTAQARQRTRLTTLQVNCESCHGPGRRHLALVKDPRAVAAGDVGMAALATLSKDGSLGTCWSCHALKDRLRGGYIAGERLEDFYALRTPQLGDRAHLADGRVRTFAYQQGHLWSDCYVNGGMTCTSCHDPHSQGYRTVDGTAIPGRFDDRQCTSCHQAKAAAPTLHTHHAANSEGSRCVGCHMPYLQEPEVGTRLRYARSDHAIPVPRPVTDSASGVMSACKTCHADKGERALDQQVRAWYGELKPVAPGIAAVQRAAALTDRVAAARLVLNAREPHTAALFAGMAQFAETFLSADMPDIERDVTNRLDQLGAHPDPDVRALALGALHLAAGNRGPVRARLAAHLRSLGEDEPRVRARWALVLGYFADRSRNDGRNDEAVRVYRKALEIAPDDPRIHHNMGVAQSQAGAFAEAAASIRQSLTLDPQQPLALVNLGIALSSAGDKGGAESAYRKALALNAHEPLAWFNLANIHYEQQRMDEALRGYEQAVANDPSLPVAHFYLARILASRGELARALEETNAGLEFAPGNADALAARETLRRAMAERGLTGRGGPGGR, from the coding sequence ATGGCGCGCAAGATGAAGGGAGGCGCGCCGCCGGCTGGCGGCGAGGGAAAGGGCGAGTCGTCGCGCAGGGCGGCTGCTCGGCATGGGGGCACACCTGTCACCCCGCTCCCGCCGCGCTTTCGTGCCTCGCGCCTCTGGCTCCTCCTCGGCATGATCGTGCTTCTCGCCGTCGCCGCGGTGCTCACCGTATTGCGCCCGTGGGGCAACGAGGGCGCGTCGGACGCGGCGTCGCTGGAGCCATTGCCGGCACCCATGGTGCGGCTGGCGGCGCCCTCCATCACCAACGACGACTTCGTGGGCTCGGACGCGTGCGCGTCGTGCCATGCCACCGAGTTCGCCACGTGGCGCCGCTCGACGCACGGGACGGCGGGCGGCGTGCCGTCAGCCGCAACGATCATCGCGCCGTTCGACGGGACGCCGATGCGATTCAGGGATGCCGTGGTGATCCCCACTGCGGCTGGCGGCAACTATCGATTCATCGTGCGCCAGCAGGGTCGTGCCGAGCGCGTCTTCGCGGTGGACGGCGTGATTGGGCGGGGGCACATGGTGGGGGGCGGGACGCAGGGCTTCGTGTCGAAGTTCCCGGATGGCACCTGGCGCTTCCTCCCCTTCGACTTCCATCGCATCGAGGGGCGCTGGTTCTGCAATACGGAGGCGCGTGCCGACAAGGGGTGGCAACCGGTCTCCCCCGAGATGCTGCTCGCCGATTGCGGCGACTGGCCGCCGATTCGCGTGCTGGGCGACGAGGTGCGCTACACGAACTGCCAGTCGTGTCACGGGAGCCAGATCGTCGTTTCGCTCGACACGGCGCAGGCCCGGCAGCGCACGCGCCTCACCACGCTGCAGGTCAACTGCGAGTCGTGCCACGGACCGGGGCGCCGTCACCTGGCGCTGGTGAAGGACCCCCGCGCCGTTGCGGCTGGCGACGTGGGGATGGCGGCGCTGGCCACGCTCTCCAAGGACGGGTCGCTGGGGACGTGCTGGAGCTGCCACGCCCTCAAGGATCGCCTGCGCGGCGGCTACATCGCCGGCGAGCGGCTGGAGGACTTCTATGCGTTGCGCACGCCGCAGTTGGGCGATCGCGCGCACCTGGCCGACGGTCGCGTACGCACCTTCGCCTACCAGCAGGGGCACCTCTGGTCGGACTGCTACGTCAACGGCGGGATGACGTGCACCTCGTGCCACGACCCGCACTCGCAGGGCTACCGCACCGTGGATGGCACCGCCATCCCCGGGCGCTTCGACGACCGCCAGTGCACGTCGTGCCACCAGGCCAAGGCCGCGGCGCCGACGCTGCACACACACCACGCCGCCAACTCGGAGGGGAGCCGCTGCGTGGGCTGCCACATGCCCTACCTGCAGGAACCCGAGGTGGGGACGCGGCTCCGCTACGCGCGCTCCGACCACGCGATCCCCGTCCCGCGCCCCGTGACCGACTCGGCGTCGGGCGTGATGAGCGCGTGCAAGACGTGCCATGCCGACAAGGGCGAGCGAGCGCTGGACCAGCAGGTGCGCGCCTGGTACGGTGAACTCAAGCCGGTGGCGCCGGGCATCGCCGCGGTACAGCGCGCCGCCGCCCTGACCGATCGCGTCGCGGCGGCGCGCCTGGTGCTCAACGCGCGCGAACCGCACACCGCCGCGCTCTTTGCCGGCATGGCGCAGTTTGCCGAGACCTTCCTGTCGGCCGACATGCCCGACATCGAGCGGGACGTCACCAATCGTCTCGACCAGCTCGGGGCGCACCCGGATCCCGACGTGCGCGCGCTCGCCCTGGGGGCCTTGCATCTGGCGGCGGGGAACCGCGGCCCGGTGCGCGCCAGGCTCGCCGCACACCTGCGCTCCCTTGGCGAAGACGAACCGCGCGTGCGCGCGCGATGGGCGCTCGTGCTGGGCTACTTCGCCGACCGGTCCCGCAACGACGGGCGCAACGACGAAGCCGTCCGCGTCTATCGCAAGGCCCTCGAGATCGCACCAGACGACCCGCGCATCCACCACAACATGGGGGTAGCGCAGTCGCAAGCCGGCGCCTTTGCCGAGGCCGCGGCGAGCATCCGCCAAAGCCTCACGCTCGACCCGCAGCAACCGCTGGCGCTCGTGAACCTCGGCATCGCGCTCTCATCTGCGGGGGACAAGGGGGGCGCCGAGTCGGCATATCGGAAAGCCCTCGCGCTCAACGCGCACGAGCCGCTGGCCTGGTTCAACCTCGCCAACATCCACTACGAGCAGCAGCGCATGGACGAGGCACTGCGCGGGTACGAACAGGCCGTGGCAAACGACCCGTCGCTCCCGGTGGCGCACTTCTACCTGGCGCGCATCCTCGCGTCGCGCGGCGAGCTGGCGCGCGCGCTCGAGGAAACCAACGCGGGGCTCGAGTTTGCCCCCGGCAACGCCGACGCCCTCGCCGCGCGCGAGACGCTGCGGCGCGCCATGGCCGAGCGTGGGCTTACGGGGCGCGGGGGACCCGGGGGGCGCTAG
- a CDS encoding PEP-CTERM sorting domain-containing protein, which yields MSMHRIAYVPLVLASVVAALAAHPADAAAQAKPGPQKSTTVTVGGTGRQVITVSVLGALRAVNGTQLYYFPDPFDPLTGQFSPNRKVAIGPAASLPTRSQWVAPQNSTVIGTFLPGQTLVFGLELPGNVWYYSGAVNVANATGLSAVNGSIASIFSGSWVNGAVTGAGTTVYNWNTIQGTRSPVEGLQFVTTQAVATPEPATLSLIGLGLAGLGGVGLRRRRKSS from the coding sequence ATGTCGATGCACCGAATCGCGTACGTCCCGCTCGTGCTGGCATCCGTGGTTGCCGCTCTCGCCGCGCATCCGGCAGATGCCGCCGCTCAGGCGAAGCCGGGGCCGCAGAAGAGCACGACGGTCACGGTGGGCGGGACGGGGCGGCAAGTCATCACCGTCTCGGTGCTCGGCGCCCTGCGCGCCGTGAACGGGACGCAGCTGTACTACTTCCCCGATCCGTTCGATCCACTCACCGGGCAGTTCTCCCCCAACCGCAAGGTCGCCATCGGCCCCGCGGCGTCGCTCCCCACGCGTTCGCAGTGGGTCGCGCCGCAGAACAGCACGGTGATCGGCACCTTCCTGCCGGGACAGACGCTGGTCTTCGGGCTCGAACTCCCCGGAAATGTCTGGTACTACTCCGGCGCGGTGAACGTGGCAAACGCCACTGGGCTCTCGGCGGTGAACGGTTCCATCGCGTCGATCTTCAGCGGCAGCTGGGTGAACGGCGCCGTCACCGGCGCGGGGACCACGGTCTACAACTGGAACACGATCCAGGGGACGCGCAGCCCGGTCGAAGGGCTCCAGTTCGTCACCACGCAGGCGGTCGCGACCCCGGAACCCGCGACGCTGTCGCTCATCGGCCTCGGGCTGGCTGGGCTGGGCGGTGTCGGCCTTCGCCGGCGTCGCAAGTCCTCGTAG